In a single window of the Hippocampus zosterae strain Florida chromosome 6, ASM2543408v3, whole genome shotgun sequence genome:
- the LOC127602293 gene encoding tumor necrosis factor ligand superfamily member 15-like, whose product MEQLSQQNVRRTSRLGQERTSCAVHLSLLMMSTALLVLVFVVLRGGYSQSPDSKSVVNGGSLSSALRICPHKNKVKAAMLTAPHDKKTVEEYLLWESKNGNAHLQGGFRYSNGSLVIPTKGLYRVFLQLTYESNTESKFDLKLSNTVVLYHDSYPSDVTILSSVDTVSHSTKQWSKSLHTSGIFLMEANSRLRVKSANANLISSEEHLVFFGAELLSQ is encoded by the exons ATGGAGCAATTATCTCAACAAAACGTGAGGAGAACCTCTCGACTCGGACAAGAGCGAACCAGTTGCGCCGTGCATCTGTCGTTATTAATGATGAGCACCGCGCTGCTTGTATTAGTGTTCGTTGTGCTTAGAGGAGGATATTCCCAATCACCTGATTCAAAG TCTGTGGTGAATGGAGGCAGTCTTTCATCAG CCCTCAGAATCTGTCCACACAAGAATAAAGTCAAAGCTGCTATGCTCACAG CTCCTCACGACAAGAAGACAGTTGAGGAATACCTTCTGTGGGAGAGTAAGAATGGAAATGCCCACCTTCAAGGAGGCTTCCGCTACTCCAATGGAAGCTTAGTGATTCCCACGAAAGGCTTGTACAGAGTTTTCCTGCAGCTCACTTACGAGAGCAACACCGAATCGAAATTTGATCTGAAACTCTCCAACACGGTGGTCCTTTACCATGATTCTTATCCCAGTGACGTGACTATCCTGTCATCCGTCGACACAGTAAGCCACAGCACAAAACAATGGAGTAAATCACTTCATACCAGCGGCATATTTTTGATGGAGGCTAACAGCAGACTGCGAGTGAAATCGGCGAACGCCAACCTCATTTCTTCGGAAGAACACCTGGTGTTCTTTGGGGCTGAACTTCTGTCTCAGTAA